A single Pedobacter sp. PACM 27299 DNA region contains:
- a CDS encoding M1 family metallopeptidase, whose amino-acid sequence MLNVRYLFPLVATVFLSCATVKSLPDPGIETGVSRNLANYRKANISEVHYLMELDIPAEKEQKIAAVAEVSFQLKSTKYPLQLDFKEDKSLLKKLLVNGMPVEIQLVNEHLVVDQKYLKSGKNGVSIEFWAGNGALNRNSDYLYTLFVPDRARTVFPCFDQPDMKAVYTLTLKVAKDWNAIANAALRDSVLTANRKTYHYKPSDTISTYLFAFAAGKFKKMTAPMDRLSGNFLYRETDTAKLNHSLNEIFRIHGNSLKFMEQWTGIPYPFQKFDFVAIPDFQFGGMEHVGAIQYKESSLFLDGGATKDQLNSRSNLIAHETAHIWFGDLVTMNWFTDVWMKEVFANFMADKSTEEITGKADFDLKFLVDHFPAAYGVDRTIGANPIRQDLDNLKDAGTLYGNIIYHKAPIMMRQLERLMGKDKFQHGVREYLKKFANGNASWPDLISILDKYADADLQKWNKVWVNDSGRPVVDYQLEKKDGKITSFNIQQKAEYGSGNASSSRVEDEKIWPQLFEVSLYYPDGVKELTVNLNAKEVAVKEVIGMDTPLFVQFNSSGQGYGVWPVDNAMFSKLYKIEQPLNRASAYISLYENMLNGRSIQPAALLELLMSGIGQEKEELNLKLMTGYISTIFWEFMKPEERMAIHNRLENVLWNAMINQPKANQKKLYFKAYQDIFLSKTATEQLNLIWKNQKAPQGLILSEDDYTALTFALALRMEDNSSLLQSQLDRITNADRRKRYEYIRPAVSSNLTDRNAFFKRLELKVNREKEANVGVALYYLHHPLRQATSIAYLPKSLDMLVEIQTTGDIFFPQSWLQSTFSYYQTEEAAALVTDFLKAHPDYNPKLKAKILQATDNLYRASAFRSTAK is encoded by the coding sequence ATGCTGAATGTACGTTATCTGTTTCCCCTGGTGGCCACTGTTTTTTTATCCTGTGCGACGGTAAAATCTCTTCCTGATCCAGGAATAGAAACCGGAGTTTCCCGAAATCTTGCGAATTATAGAAAAGCTAATATTTCAGAGGTTCATTACCTGATGGAATTGGATATTCCAGCAGAGAAAGAGCAAAAAATTGCTGCAGTAGCTGAGGTTTCATTTCAGCTTAAATCGACAAAATATCCCCTGCAGCTTGATTTTAAAGAAGATAAAAGTCTGCTTAAAAAACTTTTAGTAAATGGGATGCCTGTTGAAATACAGTTAGTTAATGAGCACTTGGTTGTAGATCAGAAATATCTGAAATCCGGAAAAAATGGGGTCTCTATAGAGTTCTGGGCGGGTAATGGTGCTTTGAATCGAAACTCAGACTATTTATATACGCTATTTGTGCCGGATCGTGCAAGAACAGTTTTTCCATGTTTTGATCAGCCAGATATGAAAGCAGTTTATACCCTGACTCTAAAGGTAGCCAAGGATTGGAATGCAATTGCAAATGCAGCACTGAGAGATTCAGTACTGACAGCGAATCGCAAAACTTATCATTATAAACCTTCTGATACGATCAGTACCTATCTTTTTGCTTTTGCCGCAGGGAAATTTAAAAAGATGACAGCGCCAATGGATCGCCTGTCTGGAAATTTCTTATACCGTGAAACAGATACTGCAAAGCTTAATCATAGCCTAAATGAAATCTTCAGGATCCATGGGAATTCTTTGAAATTTATGGAGCAATGGACGGGAATTCCTTACCCATTCCAGAAGTTTGATTTCGTGGCCATCCCGGATTTCCAATTCGGAGGAATGGAACATGTAGGTGCAATTCAATATAAAGAATCCTCCTTGTTTTTAGATGGAGGGGCTACGAAAGATCAGCTGAACTCCAGAAGTAATTTGATTGCACATGAAACGGCACACATCTGGTTTGGAGATTTAGTAACCATGAATTGGTTCACAGATGTCTGGATGAAAGAGGTGTTTGCCAATTTTATGGCAGATAAAAGCACAGAAGAAATTACCGGAAAGGCAGATTTTGATTTGAAATTCCTGGTGGATCACTTCCCCGCTGCTTATGGGGTAGACCGTACCATTGGTGCAAACCCTATCCGTCAGGATTTGGACAATTTAAAAGATGCCGGAACACTTTATGGCAATATCATTTATCATAAAGCACCTATTATGATGCGTCAGCTGGAGCGGTTAATGGGAAAAGATAAATTTCAACATGGAGTTCGTGAATACCTTAAAAAGTTTGCGAATGGCAATGCCTCATGGCCAGACTTGATATCCATCCTGGATAAGTATGCCGATGCTGATTTACAAAAATGGAATAAAGTATGGGTAAATGATAGCGGTAGACCCGTTGTTGATTACCAATTGGAAAAGAAAGATGGTAAAATTACCAGCTTCAATATCCAGCAAAAAGCAGAGTATGGCAGCGGAAATGCTAGCTCAAGCAGAGTTGAAGACGAAAAAATCTGGCCTCAGCTTTTCGAAGTCAGTTTATATTACCCTGATGGTGTTAAAGAACTGACGGTAAATCTGAATGCAAAAGAAGTGGCGGTAAAAGAAGTCATAGGAATGGATACCCCCTTATTTGTACAGTTTAATTCATCAGGACAAGGGTATGGCGTATGGCCGGTAGACAATGCCATGTTTTCAAAACTTTACAAAATTGAACAGCCATTAAATCGTGCTTCGGCCTATATTTCTCTTTATGAGAACATGTTAAATGGCAGATCAATCCAACCCGCTGCATTGCTGGAGTTGTTGATGAGTGGTATTGGTCAGGAAAAAGAAGAACTTAATCTGAAACTGATGACTGGTTACATTAGTACTATTTTCTGGGAGTTTATGAAGCCTGAAGAAAGAATGGCCATTCATAATAGATTAGAAAATGTACTATGGAATGCCATGATTAACCAGCCTAAAGCAAATCAGAAAAAACTATATTTCAAGGCTTATCAGGACATCTTCCTATCGAAAACCGCAACTGAACAATTAAACCTCATCTGGAAAAATCAAAAAGCACCGCAAGGTTTGATCTTATCGGAAGATGATTATACCGCATTAACCTTTGCTTTGGCTCTTAGAATGGAAGATAATTCCAGTCTGCTCCAATCACAGTTAGATAGAATCACTAATGCAGACCGCAGGAAACGTTATGAATACATCAGGCCTGCTGTTTCTTCAAATCTTACTGACCGGAATGCTTTTTTCAAACGCTTAGAATTAAAGGTGAACAGGGAAAAAGAAGCCAATGTGGGTGTTGCCTTGTACTACCTGCATCACCCGCTTAGGCAAGCAACTTCTATTGCGTACTTGCCTAAGAGCTTGGATATGCTTGTTGAAATCCAAACAACAGGTGATATATTCTTCCCTCAAAGCTGGTTGCAATCTACCTTTAGCTATTACCAGACGGAGGAAGCCGCAGCCCTGGTTACAGATTTCCTGAAAGCACACCCTGATTATAATCCAAAGCTTAAAGCTAAAATTCTGCAGGCCACAGATAACCTTTACCGGGCTTCTGCATTCAGGAGTACAGCTAAATAA
- a CDS encoding DUF2911 domain-containing protein, giving the protein MKTTLKALMILALAVSLNTELQAQGIKIPQASSAQTITQSFGLGKINVSYSRPNTKGRKVFGGMEPFDKVWRTGANSATSITFSDPVKIGGQELAAGTYGLFTIPGKDEWTVIFNKDSKQWGAYEYKEAEDVLRIKVKPVKLKEKVETFTIQFANVFPTTAKLQLSWENTGLNIDLSTDIDAQVMASIDEAMKAEKKPYFAAAQYYFENGKDLNKALEWINAAEAADPKAPWVRLWKGRIQLKKGDKAGAIASAEAGIKLATEAKVDEYVRLNSALLAEAKK; this is encoded by the coding sequence ATGAAGACAACATTAAAAGCTTTGATGATTCTCGCACTGGCAGTTTCATTAAACACGGAACTTCAGGCTCAAGGTATCAAAATACCTCAGGCGAGTTCTGCTCAGACCATCACACAGAGTTTTGGATTAGGTAAAATCAACGTTTCTTATTCACGTCCAAACACCAAAGGCCGTAAAGTTTTTGGAGGAATGGAGCCATTCGACAAAGTTTGGCGTACGGGCGCTAACTCAGCTACTTCCATCACCTTTAGTGACCCGGTGAAAATTGGCGGACAAGAGCTTGCAGCTGGTACTTATGGCTTATTTACCATTCCTGGCAAAGATGAGTGGACGGTTATCTTCAATAAGGATTCAAAACAATGGGGTGCTTATGAATACAAGGAGGCTGAAGATGTATTGCGCATCAAAGTAAAACCTGTTAAACTAAAAGAGAAAGTTGAAACTTTCACTATTCAGTTTGCTAATGTGTTCCCTACTACTGCAAAACTACAGTTATCATGGGAAAACACAGGTTTAAACATTGACTTAAGCACAGACATTGATGCTCAGGTAATGGCTAGTATTGATGAGGCCATGAAAGCTGAGAAAAAGCCTTATTTCGCTGCCGCACAATATTACTTTGAAAACGGCAAAGACCTGAATAAGGCATTAGAATGGATCAATGCTGCTGAAGCTGCAGATCCTAAAGCACCATGGGTAAGGTTATGGAAAGGCCGTATTCAATTGAAAAAAGGCGATAAAGCCGGAGCAATTGCTTCTGCAGAAGCTGGAATTAAATTGGCTACTGAAGCTAAAGTGGATGAATATGTAAGACTAAACAGCGCATTACTTGCTGAAGCAAAAAAATAA